DNA from Brassica napus cultivar Da-Ae chromosome C4, Da-Ae, whole genome shotgun sequence:
CGACTGTCCGAGGATGTGCAAGTCCTACTTTAAACGAAATGGAATGACAGGGGTGTCACTTTCTGTGATAAACAAGGAACTGGGTAACACAACTGTAAGTCTTCCTGTGAACTGTGGTAGAACTAGGGTAGGAATAAAGTGAAACTGTGGTAGAAGTAAGGTAGTACTAGAAAGGGAACTAGGGTAGGAATAAAGTGAAACTGTGGTAGAAGTAAGGTAatacttattttctttttaaacattAGAAATTgctaagttttaaaattatttatgtgtGTGATAGGTTATTGACAGCATCATCCCCACCAAAACTCCACGAGAAGATAGCCTTTTGGATGAGATTATGGAAGATGAAGACGATGTTGATCAATCTGATATAGCTGTGGACAGTTGGGAGAAGTGTCTGGATGCAGGGCAGAAGGTTTTTTTTAAAGACATGTTCGGCGAAGATGTAGCTGGGCGTGAAAAACAGCCAGAACCGATTGAAGATGCAACAGGGGATGGAGTACAAGTAGGTGAGCAGTCGATTCAGCTGGGAGATGTTATGAATATGctgaaaaaaacaatgaaactgATGAGGAAAATTGACAAGAAAGTTGACCAGCTGGATGGGAGATTGGCCCCGCTTGAGGAGTTTGTCAAGGAAGCACAAGGCAAAGTAGTAGAGGTTGAAGAAGCAGAATCACAAGGGaaagacaaaagaaagaaaacccaAAAGTCTGTGGGGAAAGGCAAAAAACAGAAAACCAAGTGAAGTCAAGTGAAGTTGAGTGAAACAAAGTCTATGGATGTTTTATgttaatcgtttttttttttgttaaagacaAACGAAGTCTGAATGTTTATCTTGTTTGTGATGTGGATTTACAACTTTAACTATGTTATGACTAGGTTGTTATGTCATATTAGTGTTGTAATGTTGTTATTAGATTTGTCTCGTTTTAGGTGAATGATAATTCTATGACATATTACCATTTGAAATGAAATCCACTAAGCCAACATAATAAGTCTAACATTAGATAAGATTCAAAGACTTAACAGAACAAACCTAGTAGTACTTATACAAGTCttaacagaacaaaaaaaagacttgTAACCGAAACTGGAAATAGATAGGGAATACAAAGCAAAGTTCTTATTTTTAGCACATCCATAGTAAGAACTTGAGATTTGAGAATCTCATGGACGAGAGGTAGAGGTAATAATCCTCTTAAGCTTAGCAATATCTTCAGCCATATCATTCACCTCCATCCTTAGGCGCCTCACTTCATCCTCAACACCAAAAGCCCATGGCTGACGAAAGTGCATCCCATCGTCCTACACAGTTTCACGCATAGTATAACTCAGTTTTACCCAGAGTATGACTAGGTTTCACTCAGTAGGATTAACACAGTTTTACCCAGAGTATAACTAGGTTTCACTCAGTAGGATTAACACAGTTTTACCCAGAGTATAACTAAGTTTCATTAAATTTCactaagtttaatttttttttttacccagAGTATAACTAAGTTTAACATAGTTCTACAAAGAAGGAAATTACCTCATAATTCTTGCAGGTGAAGTACCTACTCCCAGGCAAGGTATCGAAATCGTGGCGATACTTAGGATTTGGAGAAACATCTGTCTTGATTTCACCACCACATGGGCAACGGGTAGGAATTCCATACTGGGCATCGCAAATGTAGCCTAACATGTCGTAGTGtttcttgtgtttcttcatGTCCTTCATCTCTTGGTATGGGTGAGTCATCGTCAGTAGAGGGAATTTTGAAATAGATAAGatgagggagggagggaggtaGATATCAACGAGATGAGAagagagtaaagagagagagagaggagaggatTTGTCTCagaggagagggagagagagagagagagactactTTTTGACCAAACAATTGAAATAATTGACTAAAGTGAGACAGAGCACAGTAGACGAGACAAGAGAGGGGAGTCTACTTTTTGACCgaaataattgaaatttttgGAATATTATCGATTAGGcgcgaaatttttttttagttcccCCCCCCCAAATATTTGCTCATAGTTATACTGAAGTATCAGGTGTTACCAAATTTCTTCATAGTTCTATTTTTTGTGATTTCaacatttttttagttttacgtATAATTTAAATTGGTGAAGAAGGTTTTACTTGTTATTTTCCCTCATTACCATTCAAGTTTAATTGATAAGTGCAAGAATATTTTCGAAAGCACGAGAATTGTAGAATAGTCCTTTGTAAGCTGCTCTTATTAAGAAAATGAACTTGGAAAGACTATACAATGCATAATAGAAAATGTGATGACGATGAATTAGTTTAGTTTATTTCACTAATATAATTTCAGGAGGAGTTTCTATTGATGAATTAGGGGAGTAGTCTAGTCAAGTGAATGTGTTTGTGCATTAACAATTTTATGTTGGATTAGAGGGGATGATGTCAAGTAAATATCTGTTATTTACGATCATAGTAACACCTTGTTTTACTAGTTTTCCGTGGTTTTCCACAGTTGCAACATAAGTTCGACAGTGCACAGACTTAGAAAATACATAGGTTCCAATACAGGGAAACATAAGTAAGTAAACTTAGAATAAAACTTTCTCACACCATCAAACATAGAGATTTTGAAAGTCACATAAAGTTCGACAGTGCACAGACTTAGAAAATACATAGGTTCCATACAGAGAAACATAAGTAAGTAAACTTAGAATAAAACTTTCTCACACCATTAAACATAGAGATTTTGAAAGTCTCTAACAATTTCCTCTTCTTGTTGGATCCTCTCCAAATTAATTGTGAGTTCTGCAATGGTTTGGTTTAACTGCTCGATCACCCTACTCTTCTCTTGGATCTCATCCCGGGCTTCAATCAAAGCCATTTTTTGCCATTCTGTACCATCCTCTACATCAAACCATTTGAAGTAGTTGCATCCATTTTTCTCCTGCCAAAATTCCATTGTAAATAATTGCTTTATTTTTCAATCTTGGATCACAATTTCTATCATCAGCTAGGATACCTTATAACGCGGACAGCCATAAAATCGTCGCCCCGGGTTCTTGTCTGTCCAAGCTTGTCTTATTTCGGCATCTAAGCGACAGAAACACAATTTTCTTACAGAATTTTCCCTTCTCCTTGACGAACCCGAACCATCTCCTTGCATCTTCGATATTTTGTCCTCAGAAAGTAAGCAGAAGAGTCTCGAGAGAGagaagtgagagagagagaagatggagaatttatatcatttattggATATATAAAGGACCAAATTCGGGTATATTCAGGAACAATTATACTTAGTTATACCAACGTTCTCAGTAGTTGTCCAAACCCGATTAAaattaacaacaacaacattccAAGTTCAACATACCAAAAGCAACATAGCAAAAGCAACATTCCAAGATTTAGTTTATTTCACTAGGAGGATTAGAACGCATTCCAAACAACAgccaattaaaaccaaaatttgtCCTCGCTCGCCTTACGTTTTGTGTCCTTTTACGCCGTTCTCCAACTGATGGATTCCTATTAACCTTTTTCCTTCCCTTCCTTGTCAGCTTTTTCGGAGGTATGATCTGGAGCTCTTTGATGTGATCTGGTACAATCCATTCAGACTTGTCCGGCACAGAATAAATGGTCCTGTAATAAGCCATTGCCCAAAGTTCTGTCCAGTAATACTTTGAGCACAACTGATGATACTCTATGTTGACCTCACGTCGACGACCATTAGCAGCAGGAACCTCAAGGAAATATAAGTAAGCAGCAAGTCCGTGAAGACAAGGATACTTTTCATAATCAAATACCTTGCAGCTACATGACTTCGCTATCAAATTCACCAAATAAACCTTCCCATTGTCAGTGTCGGTAACCTCGTACTCAAGATCATAACTATTCAGCTCACGCACTGGCGTTTTCTCAGCTTTGGCCCATAAGTTGTGCAAATGGATCTCAACCAGAGGAACCAGTTTGGTATCAAGTGATCCAGACACGGCGTCCTTCCGATGTTCATTAAACCAGTCAGAtatttttttgatgattgtATCCAACAATGGTATCAAGGCATACCTCCTTGCGTCCCTAAACGCGCTATTCATCGACTCCACACTGTTGCTAGTGTCCAAGTTGTATCTACAACCTGGAAAGTAGACCCTAGCCCATGTTGCTCTGTTAGTGTTCTCCTCCAAATACTTGCAGGCTGAAGGATATCTCACCTTAAAAGATGCATAAGCAGCCTCGAACTCAGGCACTGTGTAATACCTAGCCAACTCCATAAATCTCCATGGCACTACGGCTTTGATGGTGTTACAAGCATGGTTTCTCACATTCTGAGCTAGATGCCATATACAATGGCCATGGTGAGATTGTGGATACACATTAGCTACAGCAGTGATGAGGCTCTGATTTCTATCGCTCATAAAAACTATTTCAGAAGAGTCCGGTATAACAGTTTTGAGCATCTCGAAAAACCAAGTCCAACTAGCATTATTCTCACCGTCAAGTACCGCAAACGCGAGGGGATAATGGTGACGATTAGGATCTTGAGCTTTAGCAAATACTAGTACCCCACCATATCCGTTCTTCAAAAATGTAGCATCCACAAGAATCACTTTCCTCATGGCCTTAAACCCTTCAATGCAAGCTCCTAAAGCTATGAAAAGGTACTTGAACTTACCTGCCTCATCCAACTTCACCTCTGTTGTTGTTCCGGAATTAACCTGCTCTAACATGTACAAGTAGCTAGGCAACATCTTGTAGCTGTCTTCTGAATTACCACGCAACTCACGCATAGCTAGATTTTTCCCTCTCAAGGCGGTGGAGTAAGATACCGATACACCCAGTCTTAACTTAATTAAGTCTATGATATCTCTCGGAATAGGAGTCATCAGTTTTCCAGGATATTCCTCATTCAAAAAAGTTGCAACTAATTCTGCAGATCCTTTCCTCTTGCTGTTGCAGCTATTACTTTGATTAGTCCGAGAGCATGTATGCACACCCCAGTATCTCCTAATAGAAAAAATTTCCGTCTCTCGAATCCTCGCAGCTCGCAATCCCCATTTACAGTTTGCTTCACAACATTTTACCACCAACCGTTTTCGATCAgattttttaataacataacgAAAGCTGCAACCAAATGCAGCTCTATCCACCACCTCTTGAAGTGATCTCTTGTTTGGAAATTCCTGCAGAAGGTACAGACCCATAGTATCTCCCCATTCCTCTATAGCTTGACTACATTTTACTAAAGGTAGCTGCTCAACATACATATTACCACTGCCATCCATATTAGCTGTGGTGTCCTTCTCAGCAGCGGTTTCTCTCTCAGCTGCAGTTTCAGTCTCAGCTGCAGTTTCCGTCTCAGCTGCGGTTTCCGTCTCAGCTGTGGTTTCTGTCGCAGCGTCTGTATCCATAAAATCATCATGTCTTCTTTCGTCATCATTCTCTACCTCTATCTGCTTCTTCTGTTGATCTGCCTCCCCGTTTTCTACGTACAGAATCAGGGCTTTAGGTCCGACTTCATCATCATTTCCCTGCAACGCTTGGTAATTCATACCAACAGAACTTTTGCACACTCTTGACACCACCTCTAACTGATCCGATACACTCGTCTCCTCCACTAACAAAAGACTTCTACGGTTGTCTTTATCAATTGTTATTAGGTAAACAAACAAATCCTCATCATCAC
Protein-coding regions in this window:
- the LOC106433909 gene encoding uncharacterized protein LOC106433909 — protein: MTHPYQEMKDMKKHKKHYDMLGYICDAQYGIPTRCPCGGEIKTDVSPNPKYRHDFDTLPGSRYFTCKNYEDDGMHFRQPWAFGVEDEVRRLRMEVNDMAEDIAKLKRIITSTSRP